The sequence below is a genomic window from Cedecea neteri.
TGCCGAACATCATGATAACCCGGAGCAGCTAAAGCGGGTGCTAGGCACCTCCTCTGCAATGGTGCTCGGATTCTCTTCCCTGCTGGCTGTGATATTCGTTCTGGCTGCACGGCCAATCAGCATCGGGTTGTTTGGCCATGCGGACTACCAGAACCTGGTGCGTCTGGTGGCACTGGTCCAGATGGGTATTGCCTGGGCGAACCTGTCGCTGGCCATTATGAAGGGGTTTCGTGATGCGGCGGGTAATGCACTTGCGTTAATTGCAGGCAGCGTAATTGGCGTGCTGGCTTATTATGCTTGCTATCGCTTCGGCGGCTATCAGGGGGCGCTGTTAGGCCTCGCGTTAGTCCCCGCTTTGGTAGTCGTTCCTGCGATGTTTATGCTGGTAAGGCGTGAACATGTGCCGCCTGGCTATTTGAAACCGAGCTGGGATAAGCTGCTGGCCAGTCATCTTGGTAAGTTCACGCTCATGGCGCTGATCACCTCAGTGACGCTCCCCGTGGCCTATGTGATGATGCGAAACCTGCTGGCGGAACACTACAGCTGGGACGAGGTCGGTATTTGGCAGGGGGTGAGCAGTATTTCTGATGCTTATTTGCAGTTTATCACTGCATCTTTTAGCGTTTACCTGTTGCCGACGCTTGCTCGTCTGAAAGAAAAGAG
It includes:
- the wzxE gene encoding lipid III flippase WzxE, encoding MSLAKASVWTAGSTLVKIGAGLLVVKMLAVAFGPSGVGLAGNFRQMVTVLGVLAGAGIFNGVTKYVAEHHDNPEQLKRVLGTSSAMVLGFSSLLAVIFVLAARPISIGLFGHADYQNLVRLVALVQMGIAWANLSLAIMKGFRDAAGNALALIAGSVIGVLAYYACYRFGGYQGALLGLALVPALVVVPAMFMLVRREHVPPGYLKPSWDKLLASHLGKFTLMALITSVTLPVAYVMMRNLLAEHYSWDEVGIWQGVSSISDAYLQFITASFSVYLLPTLARLKEKSAITREIVRSLKFVLPAVAAASLTVWLLRDFAIWLLFSPKFIAMRDLFAWQLVGDVLKVGAYVFGYLVIARASLRFYILTEISQFVLLTGFSRWLIPAHGALGAAQAYMATYIVYFALCCGVFLIYRGRA